From one Neofelis nebulosa isolate mNeoNeb1 chromosome 4, mNeoNeb1.pri, whole genome shotgun sequence genomic stretch:
- the BABAM1 gene encoding BRISC and BRCA1-A complex member 1: protein MEVAEPSSPTEEEEEEEEEEEEEESAEPRPRTRSNPEGAEDRALGAQASVGSRSEGEGEAASADDGTPNPPGAGPKPWQVPPTAPEVQVRTPRVNCPEKVIICLDLSEEMSLSKLESFNGSKTNALNVSQKMIEMFVRTKHKIDKSHEFALVVVNDDIAWLSGLTSDPRELCSCLYDLETASCSTFDLEGLFSLIQQKTELPVTENVQTIPPPYVVRTILVYSRPPCQPQFSLTEPMKKMFQCPYFFFDVVYIHNGADEKEEEMSWKDMFAFMGSLDTKGTSYKYEVALAGPALELHNCMAKLLAHPLQRPCQSHASYSLLEEDDEATEVEATV from the exons ATGGAGGTGGCAGAGCCGAGCAGCCCCacggaggaagaggaggaagaggaggaggaagaggaagaggaagagtcaGCCGAGCCCAGGCCCCGCACACGCTCCAATCCTGAGGGGGCTGAGGACCGGGCACTGGGGGCCCAGGCCAGCGTGGGCAGCCGCAGCGAGGGTGAGGGTGAGGCGGCCAGTGCTGACGATGGGACTCCCAATCCTCCCGGAGCCGGCCCCAAGCCCTGGCAGGTGCCCCCGACAGCCCCCGAAGTCCAGGTGCGGACGCCAAGGGTCAACTGTCCAGAGAAGGTG ATCATCTGCCTGGACCTGTCAGAAGAAATGTCGCTGTCAAAGCTGGAGTCCTTCAACGG ctcCAAAACCAACGCCCTCAACGTCTCCCAGAAGATGATTGAGATGTTTGTGCGGACAAAACACAAGATCGACAAGAGTCACGAATTCGCACTGGTGGTGGTGAATGATGACATCGCCTGG CTGTCCGGCCTGACTTCTGATCCCCGCGAACTCTGCAGTTGCCTCTATGACCTAGAGACGGCTTCCTGCTCCACCTTTG ATCTGGAAGGTCTCTTCAGCCTCAT CCAGCAGAAGACTGAGCTGCCAGTCACGGAGAATGTGCAGACAATTCCGCCCCCGTACGTGGTCCGCACCATTCTTGTCTATAGCCGTCCGCCCTGCCAGCCCCAGTTCTCCCTGACGGAGCCCATGAAG AAAATGTTCCAGTGCCCGTATTTCTTCTTCGATGTTGTTTACATCCACAATGGCGCCGAcgagaaagaggaggaaatgagctGGAAG GACATGTTCGCCTTCATGGGCAGCCTGGATACCAAGGGGACCAGCTACAAGTATGAGGTGGCGCTGGCTGGGCCGGCCCTTGAGCTGCACAACTGTATGGCTAAGCTGCTGGCTCACCCACTGCAGCGGCCCTGCCAGAGTCACGCCTCCTACAGCCTGCTGGAGGAGGACGACGAAGCCACTGAGGTTGAAGCCACTGTCTGA
- the ANKLE1 gene encoding ankyrin repeat and LEM domain-containing protein 1 isoform X2, which translates to MWTRVRLGSAPLETLRSGGIRRPEARGGAARAHKGAAGSSKLTGRAAGPGGIPGMAAAAGLARRLRAALREEEPRAVEELLRRGADPNLVLADGVAAMHLAARARHSRGLRCLEALLHRGGDANARSVEALTPLHVAAAWGCRRGLELLLGHGADPTLRDQDGLGPLDLAEQQGHQDCAHVLRELQTRTKTSTRTRAESQEPEPEPEPGGPNPWRKGLDASPSGLPNATLGFIALGRSDGRDIGLEAGPRLPRHLACPEIADKDSSLEYSPGQWDCSSDASFVTATEASGTEDPAPHTSSWARSSPQTKQRLMPTIRPSQRTPRSPGTPQLVHRAAAADRDAELNTCLQALTLTSPDASPSPLALPDGSPAQSPPREPLPGLPHVHFLKDEELSLDSDVAALWLTEDEASSTGGRDPVPSRWCPPVPAMTDLEILRGLRALGKNPGPITPFTRTYHLRQLEEARAAPGSDFSGHSPELAEALRTGCIPDAQADEDVLAQQFERPDPKRRWREGVVKSSFTYLLLDPRETQDLPARAFSLTPAERLRTFVHAIFYVGKGTRARPDVHLWEALSHRRQPGKQACPKVRQILDIWASGRGVVSLHCFQHVVAVEAYTREACLVDALGIQTLTNQRQGHCYGVVASWPPTRRRRLGVHLLHRALLVFLAEGERELRPQDIQARGGVLGT; encoded by the exons ATGTGGACGCGGGTGCGCCTAGGCTCCGCTCCGCTGGAGACACTACGCTCCGGAGGCATCCGGAGACCGGAGGCGAGGGGTGGAGCGGCGCGTGCGCACAAGGGAGCCGCGGGAAGTTCGAAATTGACGGGCAGGGCGGCAGGGCCCGGGGGCATCCCGGGCATGGCCGCCGCGGCCGGCCTGGCGCGGCGGCTGCGGGCAGCGCTGCGGGAGGAGGAGCCGCG GGCCGTGGAAGAACTGCTGCGCCGCGGCGCGGACCCCAACCTGGTGCTCGCGGATGGCGTGGCAGCCATGCACCTGGCGGCCAGAGCCCGGCACTCGCGCGGTCTGCGCTGCCTGGAGGCCCTACTGCACCGGGGCGGGGATGCTAACGCTCG ATCGGTCGAGGCGCTCACGCCGCTGCACGTGGCTGCCGCCTGGGGCTGTCGCCGCGGCCTGGAGCTGCTGCTGGGCCATGGAGCGGACCCGACGCTGCGCGACCAG GACGGACTCGGGCCGCTGGACCTGGCGGAGCAGCAGGGGCACCAGGACTGCGCACACGTCCTTCGGGAACTCCAGACTCGGACGAAGACATCGACCCGGACCCGGGCAGAGAGCCAGGAGCCTGAGCCTGAGCCCGAGCCTGGCG GCCCAAACCCCTGGAGAAAGGGGCTGGACGCCAGCCCCTCTGGACTTCCCAATGCGACGCTGGGCTTCATAGCACTGGGCAGGAGTGATGGCAGGGACATAGGCCTGGAAGCGGGCCCCAGACTCCCCCGCCACCTGGCCTGCCCTGAGATCGCTGACAAGGATAGCAGCTTGGAGTACTCCCCAGGACAGTGGGACTGCAGCTCAGATGCCTCCTTTGTCACTGCGACTGAAGCTTCTGGAACTGAAGACCCAGCCCCGCACACCTCCTCCTGGGCTAGGTCATCTCCCCAGACCAAGCAGAGACTCATGCCTACTATTCGACCTTCCCAGAGGACGCCAAGGTCCCCAGGTACCCCACAGCTGGTACATCGAGCTGCTGCGGCAGACAGGGACGCAGAACTAAATACCTGTCTGCAGGCCCTGACTCTGACTTCGCCAgatgcctccccctcccccctagCCCTCCCCGATGGGAGCCCTGCGCAGAGCCCCCCTCGGGAGCCACTGCCTGGACTTCCCCATGTTCACTTCCTAAAAGACGAAGAGTTGTCCCTCGACAGTGATGTGGCTGCCCTCTGGCTGACAGAGGATGAGGCGAGCTCCACAGGTGGCAGGGACCCTGTCCCCTCTCGCTGGTGCCCTCCAGTCCCTGCCATGACAGACCTGGAGATACTTCGAGGGCTCCGAGCACTTGGCAAGAACCCTGGCCCCATCACACCCTTCACTCGGACGTACCACCTCCGACAGCTGGAAGAAGCCCGTGCTGCTCCTG GCTCAGACTTTTCAGGGCACAGCCCAGAGCTGGCCGAAGCCCTGCGGACAGGCTGTATCCCAGATGCCCAGGCAGATGAGGATGTGCTTGCCCAGCAGTTTGAGCGGCCGGACCCCAagagaaggtggagggagggggtcgTGAAGTCCAGCTTCACGTATCTACTGCTGGACCCCAG GGAGACTCAGGACCTGCCAGCCCGAGCCTTCTCACTGACCCCAGCTGAACGCCTTCGGACTTTTGTCCATGCCATCTTCTATGTGGGGAAAGGGACACGGGCCCGGCCAGATGTCCACCTCTGGGAGGCCCTCAGCCACCGTCGACAGCCAGGAAAGCAG GCCTGCCCCAAAGTGCGCCAGATCTTGGACATCTGGGCCAGTGGTCGTGGTGTTGTCTCCCTGCATTGCTTCCAACATGTGGTTGCTGTGGAGGCTTACACTCGAGAGGCGTGTCTTGTGGATGCTCTAG GCATCCAGACACTGACCAACCAGAGACAAGGACACTGCTATGGAGTGGTGGCGAGCTGGCCACCCACCCGGCGACGCCGCTTGGGGGTGCATCTGCTGCACCGCGCCCTCCTTGTCTTCTTGGCCGAGGGTGAGCGAGAGCTGCGGCCCCAGGACATCCAGGCCCGCGGCGGAGTACTGGGGACTTGA
- the ANKLE1 gene encoding ankyrin repeat and LEM domain-containing protein 1 isoform X1, whose product MWTRVRLGSAPLETLRSGGIRRPEARGGAARAHKGAAGSSKLTGRAAGPGGIPGMAAAAGLARRLRAALREEEPRAVEELLRRGADPNLVLADGVAAMHLAARARHSRGLRCLEALLHRGGDANARSVEALTPLHVAAAWGCRRGLELLLGHGADPTLRDQVGAQRPQWRGGPGGSEEGREKGLGCPLLTKPPQDGLGPLDLAEQQGHQDCAHVLRELQTRTKTSTRTRAESQEPEPEPEPGGPNPWRKGLDASPSGLPNATLGFIALGRSDGRDIGLEAGPRLPRHLACPEIADKDSSLEYSPGQWDCSSDASFVTATEASGTEDPAPHTSSWARSSPQTKQRLMPTIRPSQRTPRSPGTPQLVHRAAAADRDAELNTCLQALTLTSPDASPSPLALPDGSPAQSPPREPLPGLPHVHFLKDEELSLDSDVAALWLTEDEASSTGGRDPVPSRWCPPVPAMTDLEILRGLRALGKNPGPITPFTRTYHLRQLEEARAAPGSDFSGHSPELAEALRTGCIPDAQADEDVLAQQFERPDPKRRWREGVVKSSFTYLLLDPRETQDLPARAFSLTPAERLRTFVHAIFYVGKGTRARPDVHLWEALSHRRQPGKQACPKVRQILDIWASGRGVVSLHCFQHVVAVEAYTREACLVDALGIQTLTNQRQGHCYGVVASWPPTRRRRLGVHLLHRALLVFLAEGERELRPQDIQARGGVLGT is encoded by the exons ATGTGGACGCGGGTGCGCCTAGGCTCCGCTCCGCTGGAGACACTACGCTCCGGAGGCATCCGGAGACCGGAGGCGAGGGGTGGAGCGGCGCGTGCGCACAAGGGAGCCGCGGGAAGTTCGAAATTGACGGGCAGGGCGGCAGGGCCCGGGGGCATCCCGGGCATGGCCGCCGCGGCCGGCCTGGCGCGGCGGCTGCGGGCAGCGCTGCGGGAGGAGGAGCCGCG GGCCGTGGAAGAACTGCTGCGCCGCGGCGCGGACCCCAACCTGGTGCTCGCGGATGGCGTGGCAGCCATGCACCTGGCGGCCAGAGCCCGGCACTCGCGCGGTCTGCGCTGCCTGGAGGCCCTACTGCACCGGGGCGGGGATGCTAACGCTCG ATCGGTCGAGGCGCTCACGCCGCTGCACGTGGCTGCCGCCTGGGGCTGTCGCCGCGGCCTGGAGCTGCTGCTGGGCCATGGAGCGGACCCGACGCTGCGCGACCAGGTGGGAGCCCAGCGCCCACAGTGGCGGGGCGGACCCGGAGGGAgcgaggaagggagggaaaagggcCTCGGGTGCCCCCTGCTGACCAAGCCGCCGCAGGACGGACTCGGGCCGCTGGACCTGGCGGAGCAGCAGGGGCACCAGGACTGCGCACACGTCCTTCGGGAACTCCAGACTCGGACGAAGACATCGACCCGGACCCGGGCAGAGAGCCAGGAGCCTGAGCCTGAGCCCGAGCCTGGCG GCCCAAACCCCTGGAGAAAGGGGCTGGACGCCAGCCCCTCTGGACTTCCCAATGCGACGCTGGGCTTCATAGCACTGGGCAGGAGTGATGGCAGGGACATAGGCCTGGAAGCGGGCCCCAGACTCCCCCGCCACCTGGCCTGCCCTGAGATCGCTGACAAGGATAGCAGCTTGGAGTACTCCCCAGGACAGTGGGACTGCAGCTCAGATGCCTCCTTTGTCACTGCGACTGAAGCTTCTGGAACTGAAGACCCAGCCCCGCACACCTCCTCCTGGGCTAGGTCATCTCCCCAGACCAAGCAGAGACTCATGCCTACTATTCGACCTTCCCAGAGGACGCCAAGGTCCCCAGGTACCCCACAGCTGGTACATCGAGCTGCTGCGGCAGACAGGGACGCAGAACTAAATACCTGTCTGCAGGCCCTGACTCTGACTTCGCCAgatgcctccccctcccccctagCCCTCCCCGATGGGAGCCCTGCGCAGAGCCCCCCTCGGGAGCCACTGCCTGGACTTCCCCATGTTCACTTCCTAAAAGACGAAGAGTTGTCCCTCGACAGTGATGTGGCTGCCCTCTGGCTGACAGAGGATGAGGCGAGCTCCACAGGTGGCAGGGACCCTGTCCCCTCTCGCTGGTGCCCTCCAGTCCCTGCCATGACAGACCTGGAGATACTTCGAGGGCTCCGAGCACTTGGCAAGAACCCTGGCCCCATCACACCCTTCACTCGGACGTACCACCTCCGACAGCTGGAAGAAGCCCGTGCTGCTCCTG GCTCAGACTTTTCAGGGCACAGCCCAGAGCTGGCCGAAGCCCTGCGGACAGGCTGTATCCCAGATGCCCAGGCAGATGAGGATGTGCTTGCCCAGCAGTTTGAGCGGCCGGACCCCAagagaaggtggagggagggggtcgTGAAGTCCAGCTTCACGTATCTACTGCTGGACCCCAG GGAGACTCAGGACCTGCCAGCCCGAGCCTTCTCACTGACCCCAGCTGAACGCCTTCGGACTTTTGTCCATGCCATCTTCTATGTGGGGAAAGGGACACGGGCCCGGCCAGATGTCCACCTCTGGGAGGCCCTCAGCCACCGTCGACAGCCAGGAAAGCAG GCCTGCCCCAAAGTGCGCCAGATCTTGGACATCTGGGCCAGTGGTCGTGGTGTTGTCTCCCTGCATTGCTTCCAACATGTGGTTGCTGTGGAGGCTTACACTCGAGAGGCGTGTCTTGTGGATGCTCTAG GCATCCAGACACTGACCAACCAGAGACAAGGACACTGCTATGGAGTGGTGGCGAGCTGGCCACCCACCCGGCGACGCCGCTTGGGGGTGCATCTGCTGCACCGCGCCCTCCTTGTCTTCTTGGCCGAGGGTGAGCGAGAGCTGCGGCCCCAGGACATCCAGGCCCGCGGCGGAGTACTGGGGACTTGA